Proteins found in one Oncorhynchus keta strain PuntledgeMale-10-30-2019 chromosome 2, Oket_V2, whole genome shotgun sequence genomic segment:
- the LOC118372850 gene encoding calcitonin-1 isoform X2, giving the protein MVMMKLSALLMTYFLVICQMYSSHAAPARTGLESMTDQVTLTDYEARRLLNAIVKEFVQMTSEELEQQANEGNSLDRPMSKRCSNLSTCVLGKLSQELHKLQTYPRTNTGSGTPGKKRSLPESNRYASYGDSYDGI; this is encoded by the exons ATGGTTATGATGAAGCTCTCTGCCCTCCTCATGACCTATTTCCTGGTCATTTGTCAGATGTACAGCTCACATGCAGCTCCAGCCAG AACTGGTTTAGAGTCCATGACAGACCAAGTCACGCTAACTGACTATGAAGCCCGAAGGCTACTCAACGCCATCGTCAAGGAGTTTGTTCAAATGACTTCAGAGGAACTGGAGCAACAAGCCAATGAAGGAAATAG cctGGATAGACCCATGTCCAAGCGTTGCTCCAACCTCAGCACCTGTGTGCTGGGCAAACTGTCCCAAGAGCTGCATAAATTGCAGACGTACCCCCGCACCAACACGGGAAGTGGCACGCCTGGCAAGAAACGCAGCTTGCCTGAGAGCAACCGCTATGCAAGCTATGGAGACTCATATGATGGAATCTGA
- the LOC118372850 gene encoding calcitonin gene-related peptide isoform X3, translating into MVMMKLSALLMTYFLVICQMYSSHAAPARTGLESMTDQVTLTDYEARRLLNAIVKEFVQMTSEELEQQANEGNSVTAQKRACNTATCVTHRLADFLNRSGGMGNSNFVPTNVGAKAFGRRRRDSPMTAPM; encoded by the exons ATGGTTATGATGAAGCTCTCTGCCCTCCTCATGACCTATTTCCTGGTCATTTGTCAGATGTACAGCTCACATGCAGCTCCAGCCAG AACTGGTTTAGAGTCCATGACAGACCAAGTCACGCTAACTGACTATGAAGCCCGAAGGCTACTCAACGCCATCGTCAAGGAGTTTGTTCAAATGACTTCAGAGGAACTGGAGCAACAAGCCAATGAAGGAAATAG CGTTACAGCACAGAAGCGTGCGTGCAATACTGCCACATGTGTCACCCACCGCCTGGCTGACTTCCTGAACagatcaggaggaatgggcaacaGTAACTTCGTCCCCACCAACGTGGGCGCCAAGGCGTTCGGACGACGAAGGAGAGACAGCCCCATGACAGCACCTATGTGA
- the LOC118372850 gene encoding calcitonin-1 isoform X1, producing the protein MCFTRGNMVMMKLSALLMTYFLVICQMYSSHAAPARTGLESMTDQVTLTDYEARRLLNAIVKEFVQMTSEELEQQANEGNSLDRPMSKRCSNLSTCVLGKLSQELHKLQTYPRTNTGSGTPGKKRSLPESNRYASYGDSYDGI; encoded by the exons ATGTGTTTTACCAGAGGGAACATGGTTATGATGAAGCTCTCTGCCCTCCTCATGACCTATTTCCTGGTCATTTGTCAGATGTACAGCTCACATGCAGCTCCAGCCAG AACTGGTTTAGAGTCCATGACAGACCAAGTCACGCTAACTGACTATGAAGCCCGAAGGCTACTCAACGCCATCGTCAAGGAGTTTGTTCAAATGACTTCAGAGGAACTGGAGCAACAAGCCAATGAAGGAAATAG cctGGATAGACCCATGTCCAAGCGTTGCTCCAACCTCAGCACCTGTGTGCTGGGCAAACTGTCCCAAGAGCTGCATAAATTGCAGACGTACCCCCGCACCAACACGGGAAGTGGCACGCCTGGCAAGAAACGCAGCTTGCCTGAGAGCAACCGCTATGCAAGCTATGGAGACTCATATGATGGAATCTGA